In Candidatus Gracilibacteria bacterium, the sequence TCCAGATTCTTCCATACGAAAAAGCCCAACATTATCCGTAGAACCGAATCGATTCTTGAACGCGCGGAGGATACGATAATTCTCGGTACGAACTCATTCGAGAAATAATACTACGTCCACAAGATGTTCGAGAGATTTCGGACCTGAGATAGATCCATCTTTGGTCACATGACCAATGAGAAGTATCGATTTGTTCGTTTTCTTCGCGAGATTCATGAACAGTTCCGTCATAATACGTATCTGTGAGATACTTCCAGGACTTCCATCGATCCGATCGCTCGAAAGCACAGAAATAGAGTCAACAATAATAATCTCTGCAGGATGAAGTTCGAGTGTTGCGATGATATCATCGAAGTTCGACTCTGAAATCAGAGAAATATTTTCGCTCGCGACACCGAGCCTTTTTGCTCGCATCGATATCTGACCTATATGTTCTTCTCAGCTCACATAGAGAACCTGTTCTCACTGAGATGCATACCACTCGCTCATCTGGAGAGCAAGTGTCGATTTCCCGATTCCTGGCTCACCTGAGAGAAGGACGAGACTTCCTGGAGTTATACCACCACCGAGGACGCTATCGAGCTCACTACTTGAACTTTTCATCTTCTCAAGAATCGAGTCAGTTCAGAGTTGGATTTTTCATACTTCTATTTTCTTTCCTGATATACTCTTCCCTTTTTTGGTATCGAGCTTGGATTCCTCGAGAGTATTCCAATCGCCACAAGTAGGACATTTTCATACCCATTTTGGTGTGGATGCATGACATGATGAACAGATAAACATAGATTTTTATGTTATGATAATTCCCTTTTTATATCACTATACGAAAACCCTTTCCGCAAAAATGCAGCAATGATTTTCTCACGATGCTTTGGATCAGTCATAGTATATCGATTTTTATACTTTTGCACTTCTTTTTTCAGAGAATCCATATCACTCATTTCAGAGATGATATTGTTGATTTCATCACGAAAGTAAGGATATTTTTGGATGAGCGTCATCGAGACTATCCGACAGGATTTTCCACGGTTCAGAAGAGTGTCAATCTGACGAAAGATAGATGATTTTTGGTATTCCCAATCTTCAATCTCAGTCATATTTTCTTCGATTTTCGCACGAATCAGTTCTCGAGCAAATCATTTTTTGAGAAGTTTCATTTCCATTTCTTTTCTCCCTTTTCCGAGTGATAGAAATGTCCGCATCCACAGAGCAATCATCAGTTCTTCATCATATCCAATATCTGTGAGAAATTTTTCTATATTCTGACATTTCTTTTTCGAGAGATATTCACGAATCCGTAGCCCCGATGGAGCATATCGACTCATATAGTTGGCAACCCGAAGTTCGAGATTCATACAAATAATTGACGGAGAGAAAGTATTGTGCTACAATCTACACATATCTCATAAAAATACAAATATGACATCAGATATTGTACATATGGGCCCTCACGCCCTCGCAGTACATGCCTCACGTCTCCAGGCATTGAAGGCATATGGTATATCCGAACATTCCCTTGCACTGAATGAAGAATCGAGACTTCCTGTGCCCGATTCCAAGACAAAATCCATTGCGAAAATCAGCAAAGCAAATCGTGCGCTTGCAGTGCAATCAGAACATGAGCTCATGGTTATCTAGATACACCACGAAATACACTCAATAACTCAATCTGAAGTACGAAATAAGCTTCAGATTTTTTCTTGCATTCCACAGAAAATCGGTACAATGTCCATTGACTCTATCAGATATACTTTCCTCTATGTGAATCTCTCGCTTACATATCGCACTCTTGTCCATCATGAGTATTTTTACTGGGATCATCGCACCTGGAACAAGCGTCATGGGGAATCATATAGCATACCCAATGACTGATGCGCGAATATTGAGCTACATGCTCTTATTTTTTCTTATTATAGGTTTTTATACAGCATCGATTCATGCATGGAAAATATTTCGTTATAATGGTATCCTGATACTTGGAATGATTGGTGTTCTTTTTTTTCTGACACTCTCTGGACAAGTCATGGAAACAAAAACAGGGATCGAAACAAGTGGTTTTTCTTGGGGATGGATATTTCTTCTTATTGGGGTGATTATTCTCTTTCGCATATATACACAGAAAGATGAAGATGAAAATGCATCTGACTTCAAACAAACTATAGATACACTTCTCGGAATTGTTGGGAGTTTTACTCTAGCTTGTATTGCTGGAGTAATTATTCTTATCTCACTCTCTTTCACAGATAAGAGTCACAAGACAAGTGTTCTCGAAGAAGTGTTCGGAAGAGAGAATATTACATACATGAGTGGTGGAATCATTCTCTCAGCACCATATATGGAAATATCCGAACTACACTATGATAGAAAGACTGAGACTTTTCTTCTCACGACCAAGGATCAGAGTGGAAGTATCATCCGTCTCAAGAATCCTCGTTGAGTAAAAGTTCTGACTGGAAGTATTGGGAAACCTGTATATATCAATAGCCAACTCTACACGACCGATGCCGAACAGCGTGCATATTCTGGAGGTATTCTCCTCCCAAACGCCAGTATAATTGGGAAAGATACCCTACTTCTCCATAGTGGAAGTGACTGGAATATACGATCGACGAAATCTTCTTGGTCGTTTGATTATTCCGGGAGTATATCGAATCCTATACTCTCATGAGACAAAAAAGTAATTGCATGGACTGAGAAAACTGCATCTGGAAAAACAATCATAAAAAAGATAAAATGACAAGAATGATGAGAGTATGAAAAAGTATACTCGATGAATTTATCGACTTGATGATATGATCTCATGTCTCTCGTGATGTCGAGTTGAAGTCTCCAAATAGTGAAGAATGGAGAAACGCTCTGGAAAGTAGAATCATGATACCAGACAGGAACATATATTTCCAATGGTTCCCACAGTATTTATATTATCTCTCAAGATAGAGAAAAAAAGATTGTCTACGATGGGCAGATACTCTCTCCTGGATATGATGATATTCGAGAATTATTCCTCGAGAACAATGGAGGATATTATGCATATTTCGCGAAACCAATGGGAGGAATGAAGTATTGTCTCTTTACGAAATATCGTGGAAATCTCTGTGGATTCGATGGATATATGAATCCAACTCTGAGTGCCGATGGTTCTTCTCTGATTTATGCAGGTCTCATGAATGGCACATGGAACATATACCGAAATACGGAAGTTCTAGTACAAAATACACATTATCAGAATGCAGATATTTCGCATGATTATGTGTTTTTCGATGTGACGAATCCTCGTACGTATCTCTTCGTGAGAAGAGATGACCAGATAGGAAAATATTCCTTGATAAAAAATGGAGTAGTCCTTCCTGGATTATGGGATGACTTTGGAACAGAAGTGTCATTCGGATATGACAATCACATCATCCTGAAGCTGAAGGATCAAAATGGGTGGAGAATTGCGGAATTATAATCAAAATTACTTATCAAAGAAGATCTTTCTGAGTTCTTCTTTTTTTGTAGGATCAAGACGGGCTTCATACAGAATCGGGATAATTGGCCAATGATGATGGAATCGTGGATTACTCGAGAGTTCTATGAATTCATCAAAAGTGACGGAAAAAACTCGAATTTTTTCTCCAGGATCTGGTTGTACCTCTTGGATTTTTCGTACATTTCGTGCTATATAGAAATATGTATATGTCGCAATATTTCCTGTTCCGTTGAAGGTATGCCACGGAAGCCATTCATCACTCACATATCCTGTCTCTTCGAGTAGTTCACGCTGGGCACAGAGAAGTGGATCTTCATCTGGAACATCGAATGAACCACCCGGAAGCCCGAGAAATGGTGCAATTTTTGCGGGCTGTTCTTGGTCAGTGATGAGGATATTTCCTTCAGGAGTGATAGCAACAGAGAAAGATCCATCCAGGAAACGAAGCATCTCAAAAACCTGATATGATCCATCATACATTTCTTGATTCCACTGATACACATCGGAACGAACTCCAGAAAAAACACATTCTGCCTGATTTGGAATTCGAGGGTGTTTTGGAAATTGTGATTGCATATATTAGTTTCTGAAAATAGGTTTATATCTTTATCTGTTCGTATCGATTCGCATATACAATGGATTCCCTTTCTCCGCGACAAAGAATCTCACTGGATCAATCTCCATATTCTCACGAAAGGAGATAGTATCATCATAATTCACACTAATTCTCTGAAGCAACTCACGCATTTTGGAATCAAAAAATGGAAGTAACATGAGTGCTATTTTTCTGAGATTTGATATAAGTATGAAAAGTATGTTTTCTAGTTTTTCTTTTTCTTCTTGTGTCTCGATTGCGATTTTCCATGGAGTCATATCATCGACATATTTGTTGATCTCACTTGCATATTCGAATGCGAATTCGAGTGCACTTTTCAGATCATGATTATCCATGAGATGAAAATATTGCTCTATTTTATCAATTCATACTTTTCCAACATTTCATTCTATAGATCAATCGAGCTTCAATGAGAGCGCTATAAAACGATTCAGAAGATTTCCGAGATTATTCGAGAGCTTCGCGTTGAAAGTCAGAATAGCCTGTTCCCTATCGAAATCCCCATCTTCTCCAATAGGAAAAGCTGTAAAGAGATATAAAGCAAGCATGTCACGAGAATACTCCGCCACATATCCTACTGGATCTATCACATTTCCGATAGTTTTCGACATTTTCTGTCCATCGACCGTAAAATATCCAGTTGTCAGAAGTTGCTTCGGTGCCTCATATCCAGCACTCCAGAGCATCGCAAGCCAATATATTCCATGGAACTTCACGATATCTTTCCCGATAATATGCATATCAGCTGGCCACCATTTTTTCTCATCATCTTGTACGACTGTGAGATAGTTGAAGAGCGCATCATACCAGACATATGTCACCTGTTCGGAGTCAAAGGGAAGAGGAATCCCGAATTTATTGGTTTCTCGTGAAATAGAAAAATCTTCTAATCCTCATTTTACGAACTCAATAATCTCATTGTATCGGCTTCGTGGTTTCACAAAATCAGGATGGCTAGAATAAAATTCAAGGATTTTCTCCTGATATTTCGAGAGACGGAAGAAATAATTTTTCTCCTTCAAGTGTTGAAGTGGCTTATTCGGATGGTCACTACATTTTCCATCCACAAGATCGGATTCTTTTTTGAAGGCTTCACAACCGACACAATAGAGACCCTCATACATTCCCTCATAGATATCACCATTATCGAACGATTTCTGGAGAACTCATTGTACAAAATCACGATGACGAGGCTCAGTCGTACGAATGAAATCCGTATATTCGATTCCGATACCATCCCAAACTGCTTGATGCTTCGATGCCATCATATCTGCATAATCCATCACTTTCATTCATTGAGATTCGGCAGATTCGACTACTTTCTGAGAATTCTCATCCACACCAGTCGAGAAACGCACTTCTTCCCTATTGAGTCGATGAAATCGAGCAATGGTATCAGCGAGAAGAGAAGAATACGCATGCCCAATATGTGGAACACCATTGGAATAATAAATTGGAGTAGTGATGAAGAATTTTTGCGCCATATGAAAATAGTATAAATCCTGTACACTATAGCTGGACTTCTATAAAAAACAAATATACTTCACTTAATAATTTACGAACATCCTATGAAAGTCATTCCAAAATCAGGTATATTTATTTTTTGATTTTTTTGCCTCGTTCTCTGAGGAATATGCGGATATATGATTTCACAATGATGGATCATGGATACATATACAGATGTAACCAGTGTACGCCAATCTGGTTATGAATTTATCAATCCCCTTGTAGAATGTGAAACGGACACGATAGACAACAATCAGAAATATTTACCATTCGAGAAAGAACTCACAAGAAAGATAGAAGAAATAGAGAATGCTCATCCTGATACTCATTTATCCCTCTATTTTCGGAATCTCAAAAATGGCCCCTGGTTCGGAATCAACGAGAATACTACTTTTTCTCCTGCAAGTCTCATGAAACTCCCTATCCTTCTGATGTATCTCAAGTGGAAGGAAGAAGATCCGAACATCCTCCAGAGATGAATAATCGTGAACGATGCTAACACAATATCTCAAGAATATCCTCCAGAAGAAGAAATCCAAGTTGGGTCATGATATCTCATATCCGATCTTCTCTATCATCTGATTGTATATTCAGACAATACTGCAAGTAATAATCTCATCAAATATGTCCCTGAAAGAATCCAAGATATGGTCTTCAATGATCTCGGAATTCCTCTTCCGAGAGACATTGATTATGCACTCTCAGTAAAGGAATATGCTTCTTTCTTCAGAATCCTCTATAATGCCTCCTATCTCACAAGAGAAAATTCAGAGATGGCACTCAAATTACTCTCTGAATCAAAGTTCCGCGGTGGTCTGGCAGGGAAAATCCCAAGTGATATTGTCATAGCTCACAAGTTCGGGGAGAGAGAAATGATCGACGAAAATGGGAGTTCCATCAATCAGCTTCATGATTGTGGGATTGTATACTATACTCCATATCCATACCTCATCTGTATTATGACTCGGTGAAGTGGAGATATAGAATCTCTCTCAGAAATTGTGCAAGATACCTCCAAGACCATATACGACGAAGTATCTCAGACATATCCTCAGTAATGATTACTCTCGGATCTTTCTACACTGCCGTACGAATTCGATGAAGTGATCATCTGGTGCGACTATATTGAGCATTTCTTTCCCGCATTTTATACAGCGATGACGAATCATATCTCCTTTATTTTTTCGCCAATCCGTACCAATCGGCTCCATCAGCCCAAAACATGTAGCGGCACGATCGCCTGGAAAATCCTCATCAACATGCTTGGAATAGAGACAATAGGGACAATGATTCCGTGCTGAACCAGTCGGATGAAGTGATACTTCTTTTCCACAATGTTCACAGAGAAATGTCTCATTTCGCATGATGAATGCCATATTTTTGGTGTTATTTATCATGAGATTGGAGAAAATCAGAAAAAAGTCAACATAAAACATACAAATTTACTGATATTTTTCTTCCTTTTTTATCCCAAACTTGCAAAATAATGCTATTTCTGATACGATAAAACCATGCCTATAAAAGCCAAAAAAACTCAAGCAAAAATCCCAGAAGAACCAATAATCGAACTCTCCATAAAAGATGAAGAGCAGTTTCATGATCTGATTCAGGCAGAGAAACAAAAACATGCTCAAACAAATCAGTATGGGAATATAACGGAACTCGCTGAGCAACTCCATGCTCTTCTCA encodes:
- a CDS encoding NUDIX hydrolase, with protein sequence MQSQFPKHPRIPNQAECVFSGVRSDVYQWNQEMYDGSYQVFEMLRFLDGSFSVAITPEGNILITDQEQPAKIAPFLGLPGGSFDVPDEDPLLCAQRELLEETGYVSDEWLPWHTFNGTGNIATYTYFYIARNVRKIQEVQPDPGEKIRVFSVTFDEFIELSSNPRFHHHWPIIPILYEARLDPTKKEELRKIFFDK
- the radA gene encoding DNA repair protein RadA; its protein translation is MFICSSCHASTPKWVGKCPTCGDWNTLEESKLDTKKGKSISGKKIEVGKIQLGTDSILEKMKSSSSELDSVLGGGITPGSLVLLSGEPGIGKSTLALQMSEWYASQGEQVLYVSGEEHIGQISMRAKRLGVASENISLISESNFDDIIATLELHPAEIIIVDSISVLSSDRIDGSPGSISQIRIMTELFMNLAKKTNKSILLIGHVTKDGSISGPKSLEHLVDVVLFLEGVRTENYRILRAFKNRFGSTDNVGLFRMEESGLIDIPNPGLEFIDPENTKLSGSALTFTIEGNRPILVEIESLTTYTKFGYPKRSSRGVSQGKIDLLIAVMSKFTKIKLEDYDVYLNVGRGLSLTEPGVDLACIAAMMSSRSGKSLGRSIFLGEVSLTGVVKNVYFLEKRITEAIKLGFTRIIIPAQYTGNIPSGIEVVKIGKIAELEGLI
- a CDS encoding RecX family transcriptional regulator, giving the protein MNLELRVANYMSRYAPSGLRIREYLSKKKCQNIEKFLTDIGYDEELMIALWMRTFLSLGKGRKEMEMKLLKKGFARELIRAKIEENMTEIEDWEYQKSSIFRQIDTLLNRGKSCRIVSMTLIQKYPYFRDEINNIISEMSDMDSLKKEVQKYKNRYTMTDPKHREKIIAAFLRKGFSYSDIKRELS
- a CDS encoding RNHCP domain-containing protein, with protein sequence MFYVDFFLIFSNLMINNTKNMAFIMRNETFLCEHCGKEVSLHPTGSARNHCPYCLYSKHVDEDFPGDRAATCFGLMEPIGTDWRKNKGDMIRHRCIKCGKEMLNIVAPDDHFIEFVRQCRKIRE
- a CDS encoding class A beta-lactamase-related serine hydrolase yields the protein MDTYTDVTSVRQSGYEFINPLVECETDTIDNNQKYLPFEKELTRKIEEIENAHPDTHLSLYFRNLKNGPWFGINENTTFSPASLMKLPILLMYLKWKEEDPNILQRGIIVNDANTISQEYPPEEEIQVGSGYLISDLLYHLIVYSDNTASNNLIKYVPERIQDMVFNDLGIPLPRDIDYALSVKEYASFFRILYNASYLTRENSEMALKLLSESKFRGGLAGKIPSDIVIAHKFGEREMIDENGSSINQLHDCGIVYYTPYPYLICIMTRGSGDIESLSEIVQDTSKTIYDEVSQTYPQ
- the metG gene encoding methionine--tRNA ligase; the protein is MAQKFFITTPIYYSNGVPHIGHAYSSLLADTIARFHRLNREEVRFSTGVDENSQKVVESAESQGMKVMDYADMMASKHQAVWDGIGIEYTDFIRTTEPRHRDFVQGVLQKSFDNGDIYEGMYEGLYCVGCEAFKKESDLVDGKCSDHPNKPLQHLKEKNYFFRLSKYQEKILEFYSSHPDFVKPRSRYNEIIEFVKGGLEDFSISRETNKFGIPLPFDSEQVTYVWYDALFNYLTVVQDDEKKWWPADMHIIGKDIVKFHGIYWLAMLWSAGYEAPKQLLTTGYFTVDGQKMSKTIGNVIDPVGYVAEYSRDMLALYLFTAFPIGEDGDFDREQAILTFNAKLSNNLGNLLNRFIALSLKLDGSIEGNVGKVGIDKIEQYFHLMDNHDLKSALEFAFEYASEINKYVDDMTPWKIAIETQEEKEKLENILFILISNLRKIALMLLPFFDSKMRELLQRISVNYDDTISFRENMEIDPVRFFVAEKGNPLYMRIDTNR